GGGTTGCTGACGCCTGCCGTGCGGGCGAGCTGGCGCATCGACACGTCGGCCAGCTCGCGCTGGCTGCGGATGTACGCGCCGATGCCCTCGACGGTCTGACCGACGGCGTGACCGGCGTGCTCGACCACATGGCCGACCTGCTCGACGACGTGACCCACCCGCTCGGTGGATCGGTCCTGCTTGTCGTTCGGGCTCATTCCGCTCACCTCCGTCCCTGTCCCCAGCGACGCTACCCGGCACTGCTAGCAGTTGCAAGCACAGTGCTTGCGCAGGTCGCGTGGCCTCCACCACACCCGGGTACGGTGCGCGGATGACCACCGCACCCCTCACCGGGCAGGCGCCCGCGCTGGCGGCAGTCGCCGCAGGCGGGGCGCTGGGGGCGCTCGGCCGCCACGGGCTGGGGCTCGCGCTGCCGCACCCGGTCGGCTCGTTCCCGTGGGCGACGTTCGCCGTCAATGTCACCGGGTGCCTGCTCATCGGCGTGCTGGTCGTGCTGGTCACCGAGCGCCGGGAGGCGCACCCGCTGGTCCGCCCGCTGCTCGGCACCGGGGTGCTCGGCGGGTACACCACCTTCTCCACCTACGCCGTCGACGCGCACCAGGTGCTGGGCGCCGGACGCCTCGTCGCGGCCGGGGCGTACATCGTCGGCACGCTGGTCGCGGCGCTCGTCGCCACCTGGCTGGGGCTGCGGCTGACCCGCCTGGCCGTGGGGCTCCCCCGGTGACCGCGCTGCTGGTGGTGCTCGGGGCGGCCGTCGGGGCGCCGCTGCGCTACGCGACCGACCGGATCGTGCAGGCGCGGCACTCCACCGGGCTGCCGTGGGGCACGTTCGTCGTCAACGCGGTCGGGTCGTTCGTCCTGGGTCTCGTGGTGGGCGCGAGCGCCTCCCCCGAGGTGACCGCGCTGGTCGGCACCGGGTTCTGCGGCGCGCTCACGACCTACTCGACCTTCGCCCTCGAGACGGTGGCGCTCGGCGAGCGGCGGCGCCGCGGCGCGGCGGTCGCCAACGCCGTCGGCTCGGTGGTGGCGGGCCTCGCCGCGGCCGGTCTCGGCCTGCTGCTCGGCGGCGCCCTCACCTGAGGGGCCGCCCGCTCAGCCGAAGACGACCTGGCTCACCGTGTAGATCGCCAGGCCGGCCAGCGCTCCGACGACCGTGCCGTTGATCCGGATGAACTGCAGGTCGCGGCCCACCTGGAGCTCCACCTTGCGGCTGGTCTCCTCGGCGTCCCAGCGCGACACGGTGTCGGTGATCAGCGTCGTGATCTCGCCGCGGTAGTGCCGCACGACGTAGCCCGCGGCGTCGGCGAGCCAGCCGTCGAGCTTGGCGCGCAGCGCGTCGTCGGAGTTGAGGCGCGCCCCGAACGACAGCAGCCCGTCGCGCACGCGCAGCCGCAGCGCGCTCGACGGATCGGCCGCCGCGTCCAGGATCAGGCCCTTCACCACGCCCCACGCGCCGCCGATGAACTTCTGCACGTCGGGGTGCGCCACGATCTGCACCTTGATCTTCTCGGCGCGTTCGATGGTCTCCGGGTCGTTCTGCAGGTCGGCCGCGAACTCGTCGAGGTAGCGGTCGACGGCGAGCCGCAGGGGGTGCTGCGGGTCGGTCTTGACGGCCCACGC
This sequence is a window from Pseudonocardia petroleophila. Protein-coding genes within it:
- the crcB gene encoding fluoride efflux transporter CrcB; translation: MTTAPLTGQAPALAAVAAGGALGALGRHGLGLALPHPVGSFPWATFAVNVTGCLLIGVLVVLVTERREAHPLVRPLLGTGVLGGYTTFSTYAVDAHQVLGAGRLVAAGAYIVGTLVAALVATWLGLRLTRLAVGLPR
- the crcB gene encoding fluoride efflux transporter CrcB, with product MTALLVVLGAAVGAPLRYATDRIVQARHSTGLPWGTFVVNAVGSFVLGLVVGASASPEVTALVGTGFCGALTTYSTFALETVALGERRRRGAAVANAVGSVVAGLAAAGLGLLLGGALT